The Suncus etruscus isolate mSunEtr1 chromosome 7, mSunEtr1.pri.cur, whole genome shotgun sequence genome includes a window with the following:
- the LOC126013775 gene encoding sorting nexin-12 — protein MSDTAVADTRRLNSKPQDLTDAYGPPSNFLEIDIFNPQTVGLGRARFTSYEVRMRTNLPIFKLKESCVRRRYSDFEWLKNELERDSKIVVPPLPGKALKRQLPFRGDEGIFEESFIEERRQGLEQFINKIAGHPLAQNERCLHMFLQEEAIDRNYVPGKVRQ, from the coding sequence ATGTCGGACACAGCCGTAGCGGACACTCGCCGCTTGAACTCGAAGCCGCAGGACCTGACCGACGCTTACGGACCGCCAAGTAACTTCCTGGAGATAGATATCTTTAATCCGCAGACGGTGGGCTTGGGCCGGGCGCGCTTCACCTCCTATGAGGTTCGCATGCGGACAAATCTACCTATCTTCAAGCTAAAGGAGTCATGTGTACGGCGACGCTATAGTGATTTTGAGTGGCTCAAAAATGAGCTGGAGCGTGACAGTAAGATTGTAGTACCACCACTACCTGGGAAAGCCTTGAAACGACAGCTCCCTTTTCGAGGAGACGAAGGCATCTTTGAGGAGTCCTTCATTGAAGAAAGGAGGCAGGGTCTTGAACAATTTATTAACAAAATTGCTGGGCACCCATTGGCTCAGAACGAACGCTGTCTACACATGTTCCTACAGGAGGAGGCAATTGACAGAAACTATGTCCCCGGGAAGGTGCGCCAGTAG
- the LOC126013732 gene encoding heat shock cognate 71 kDa protein-like produces the protein MVFGSTQAPPRCQRDLQWAFLGTTYSCMGVFQHGKVEIIANNQGNCTTSSYEAFTDTELLISDTAKNQVVMNPTNTVFDAKRLIGRRFDDAVVQSDMKHWPFMVVNDAGRPKVQVEYKGETKSFYPEEVSSMVLTKIKEIAEAYLGKTITNAVVTVPAYLNDSQRQATKDAGTIAGLNVLRIINKPTAAAIAYGLDKNVGAEKNVLIFDLRGVTFDVSILTIEDGIFEVKTTAGDTHLGGEDFDNRMVNYFIAEFKQKHKEDISENKCAVLHLHTACERAKRTLSSSTQASIKIDSLYEGIDFYISITHTWFEELNADLFRGTLDPVEKALRDAKLDKF, from the coding sequence ATGGTATTCGGGTCTACACAAGCACCACCAAGATGTCAACGGGACCTGCAGTGGGCATTCCTCGGCACCACCTACTCGTGCATGGGCGTCTTCCAACACGGCAAAGTAGAGATCATCGCCAACAACCAGGGCAACTGCACCACCTCCAGCTATGAGGCCTTCACCGACACAGAGCTACTGATCAGCGATACCGCCAAGAACCAAGTAGTGATGAACCCCACCAACACGGTGTTTGATGCCAAACGTCTAATTGGACGTAGGTTTGATGATGCAGTGGTCCAGTCTGATATGAAACACTGGCCCTTCATGGTGGTGAATGATGCAGGCCGTCCCAAGGTCCAAGTAGAATACAAGGGGGAGACCAAGAGTTTCTATCCAGAGGAGGTGTCCTCCATGGTTCTGACAAAGATAAAGGAAATTGCTGAAGCCTACCTTGGGAAGACCATTACCAATGCTGTTGTCACAGTACCTGCTTATTTAAACGACTCTCAACGTCAGGCTACCAAGGATGCTGGAACCATTGCTGGTCTCAATGTACTTAGGATCATCAACAAGCCAACTGCTGCTGCCATTGCTTATGGCTTGGACAAGAATGTTGGAGCAGAAAAGAACGTGCTGATCTTTGATCTGAGAGGTGTCACTTTTGATGTGTCAATCCTCACAATCGAAGATGGTATCTTTGAGGTCAAGACAACTGCTGGAGATACCCACTTGGGAGGAGAAGATTTTGACAACCGAATGGTCAACTATTTCATTGCCGAGTTCAAGCAAAAGCATAAGGAGGACATCAGTGAGAACAagtgtgctgtgctccatcttcacACTGCTTGTGAGCGAGCTAAGCGCACCCTGTCTTCCAGCACCCAGGCCAGTATTAAGATTGATTCACTCTATGAAGGAATCGACTTCTATATCTCTATCACCCATACATGGTTTGAAGAATTGAATGCTGATCTGTTCCGGGGCACCCTGGATCCTGTAGAGAAAGCCCTACGGGATGCCAAGCTGGACAAATTCTAG